The following is a genomic window from Sporosarcina jeotgali.
ACGTGGAAAGCCCTTGCATCCACCTTGCCTCCCGAATCATTCCTTGGCTCTTGAATTGTCTCGCTCGCGCACTGTTCGTAAGTGCAAACAGCGCAATCATGCCGATCAATGCATTTTGTAAATCTAGCTTGACGATAAAATAGAGTGAAAATGCGCCGGCTAAGACGATGCTTATTCCATAAATCCATTTACTGTTCATCAGCATATCCCTCCATTTCACGGTCAGGCCTATGTTCTATAGTTAAAAAAGAAGCCGGAGTAAGCTCTCCGGCTGGGGCAGTGACTATAATTACTTACCTTTTTTCTTGCTGTTCTTATGCTTTTCATCTTCCGGATCAACGATCTCTACATCGACATGACCGTCAGCTTCAACAGCAAGTTCTGCTGCTGTGTGTTTATAGTAGAATTTACGTCCAAGGTACGTTTGGAAGATCATGAACAGACCCCCTACAGCCCAGTATAATGGTAAGGCTGCCGCCACTCGATACGAGATGAACATGATCATAATCGGTGAAATGTAGACGAATAATTTCATTTGAGCTTTCTGCTGTTCCGGCATCGTCCAAAGTGAAACTCGCGCTTGAACGAAATACACAGCACCTGCAATAAGCATCATAATAATATCAGGTTTCCCTAGCTCAAACCAGAGAAATTGATGGCTTTTCACTACATCATCGGCATACAAAATCGCGAAGTACAGACCCATGATGATTGGCATTTGAATCACTAATGGAAGACATCCCATATTTAATGGATTCACATTATGCTTGGAATAAAGGCCCATCATTTCTTGCTGCAATTTCATCTGTTCTTCTTTGTTGCCTGATTCTTTAGCAGTTTTCATTTGCTTCTGAATCGTTTCCATCTCAGGTTTTAACGCATCCATTTTCACTTTCATCTCTTGCTGTGATTTGTAGTTCTTTAACATAAGCGGCATTAAGATTAAACGGATTCCCATCGTAATGACGATAATTGCAAGTCCATAACTTCCGCCAAATGCTTCTCCTAAATTGTGAAGCAGCCATTCCATCGGCTTAACAAACAGTCCGTAAAAGGTACCTGTTTTTTCTTGTACACTCGTACAGCCACTCAGTAACACGGCGGCTGTAGCCAACATCGTTATAAATCCAATTCTTTTTTTCACGAAATCCACCTTCACTATTTTTCAAACTATTAGCAACCCTGATTTTTTATAGAGAAAACATAGAGTGACTAACGGGATTTTTTCAATTACAGACGGTCTTCGTCTCTTCAAAAAGTATACCCTAATCCCCTTTACAATTACAATGAAACCTATTGTGAAAAATACGATTTCGTCGGGACAATATAAAAAAACCTGCATTTCGTGACAATTTAGACACTTTGCAGGTTTTA
Proteins encoded in this region:
- the yidC gene encoding membrane protein insertase YidC, which produces MKKRIGFITMLATAAVLLSGCTSVQEKTGTFYGLFVKPMEWLLHNLGEAFGGSYGLAIIVITMGIRLILMPLMLKNYKSQQEMKVKMDALKPEMETIQKQMKTAKESGNKEEQMKLQQEMMGLYSKHNVNPLNMGCLPLVIQMPIIMGLYFAILYADDVVKSHQFLWFELGKPDIIMMLIAGAVYFVQARVSLWTMPEQQKAQMKLFVYISPIMIMFISYRVAAALPLYWAVGGLFMIFQTYLGRKFYYKHTAAELAVEADGHVDVEIVDPEDEKHKNSKKKGK